Proteins encoded together in one Variovorax paradoxus window:
- a CDS encoding LysR family transcriptional regulator: protein METLANLESFVRSAETGSFSSAARRLALTPAAVSRNVAQLERNLGVRLFQRSTRGLTLSEAGERFLQSVQGGLDSIQGAIADITVNAGQPAGVLKLSAAPGFGMDYLLPLMPAFLEKYPAVVPDWFFDNRPLDLIAGGFDAAVGGGFELPPGMVARELGRIHLIAAAAPDFLRGKRRPKDPAGLAELAAVSMRSPLHGRLRTPVMRNAAGREMAATQKPVMMVNDPDALCRATLLGLGVGLIAVPHAAPHLHSGALERLLPDWHCDLGPLSLYFASQKLLPGKTRAFVDFVTEAFREQKLAQRLSGGIRARGNTG, encoded by the coding sequence ATGGAAACCCTCGCCAACCTCGAATCCTTCGTGCGCAGCGCCGAGACGGGCAGCTTCTCGTCGGCTGCGCGCCGGCTGGCGCTCACGCCGGCGGCAGTCAGCCGCAACGTGGCCCAGCTGGAGCGCAACCTTGGCGTGCGCCTCTTCCAGCGCAGCACGCGCGGCCTTACGTTGAGCGAGGCGGGTGAACGCTTCCTGCAGTCGGTGCAAGGCGGGCTCGACAGCATCCAGGGCGCGATCGCCGACATCACCGTGAATGCCGGCCAGCCGGCCGGGGTGCTCAAGCTGAGCGCGGCGCCCGGCTTCGGCATGGACTACCTGTTGCCGCTGATGCCCGCTTTTCTCGAAAAGTATCCGGCCGTCGTTCCGGACTGGTTCTTCGACAACCGTCCGCTCGACCTGATTGCCGGCGGCTTCGATGCGGCTGTCGGCGGGGGTTTCGAGTTGCCGCCCGGCATGGTGGCACGCGAACTCGGGCGCATCCACCTGATTGCGGCGGCGGCGCCGGATTTCCTGCGCGGCAAGCGCCGCCCTAAAGACCCGGCCGGGCTTGCGGAACTCGCAGCCGTGTCCATGCGATCGCCGCTGCATGGCCGCTTGCGCACACCGGTCATGCGCAACGCCGCGGGGCGCGAGATGGCGGCCACGCAAAAGCCGGTGATGATGGTGAACGACCCCGATGCGCTCTGCCGCGCAACACTGCTGGGCCTGGGCGTCGGCCTGATCGCCGTGCCGCATGCCGCGCCCCACCTGCACAGCGGCGCGTTGGAGCGGCTGTTGCCCGACTGGCATTGCGACCTTGGGCCGCTCTCGCTGTACTTTGCCAGCCAGAAGCTGCTGCCGGGCAAGACGCGCGCGTTTGTCGATTTTGTGACCGAGGCCTTTCGCGAGCAGAAGCTGGCCCAGCGCCTGTCCGGCGGCATTCGGGCGCGCGGTAACACAGGCTGA
- a CDS encoding NADPH-dependent F420 reductase, with protein MKISIIGAGEIGSAIARQLARNGIDASIANSRGPQTLQPLVDELGPRIKAVELKEAAQADLVFLAVNWNRLPDALKDLGPWNGRILVDANNAVRVPSFEPFDLGGRASSEVVAELAPGARVVKAFNHLAAAALEADPKVAGGRRVLFLSGEDADAKKTVSELIARLGFTPIDLGGVNEGRIVQFPGGPMAILNLVNLD; from the coding sequence ATGAAAATCTCCATCATCGGCGCCGGCGAAATCGGCTCCGCCATCGCTCGCCAGCTAGCACGCAACGGCATCGACGCTTCCATTGCCAACAGCCGCGGTCCGCAAACGCTGCAGCCGTTGGTCGACGAGCTGGGTCCCCGCATCAAGGCCGTCGAACTCAAGGAAGCGGCCCAGGCCGACCTGGTATTTCTCGCGGTCAACTGGAACCGCCTGCCCGACGCGCTGAAAGACCTCGGGCCATGGAACGGCCGCATCCTCGTCGATGCGAACAATGCCGTTCGGGTGCCGTCGTTCGAGCCCTTCGACCTGGGCGGCCGCGCGTCCAGCGAAGTGGTGGCCGAACTGGCGCCGGGCGCTCGCGTGGTCAAGGCCTTCAACCACCTGGCAGCGGCCGCGCTCGAGGCCGACCCGAAGGTGGCCGGCGGCCGCCGCGTGCTGTTTCTGTCTGGCGAAGACGCCGATGCGAAGAAGACGGTGAGCGAATTGATCGCCCGCCTGGGCTTCACCCCCATCGACCTGGGCGGCGTGAACGAAGGCCGCATCGTGCAGTTCCCAGGCGGCCCGATGGCAATCTTGAACCTGGTGAATCTGGACTGA
- a CDS encoding SMP-30/gluconolactonase/LRE family protein, whose translation MQNGPLQPRRRFLKAAAGSGLAAFAGLAGAQSFDFKPNQRYPDPSVLILDPSFAKYRIYSSTVEQLGTGMRWAEGPVYFPEGGYLLCSDIPNNRLMKFDEKTGKLTVHKQNANYANGNTRDRQGRLVTCEHSVTRRVVRTEKDGRMTVLADSYEGKKLNAPNDVVVRSDDTVWFTDPTFGINGEWEGSRATPEQATTNVYRIAKDGKLTAVITDLVNPNGLAFSPDEKKLYVVEWKGTPNRSIWSYDVSADGTSVSNKTKLVDADGPGALDGFRVDRDGNLWCGWGFSGAFSPEPSDVGGGMKAHLPLGKSEEMDGVKIFNPQGKPIGFIRLPERCANLEFGGPKRNRLYMTSSHSLYALYVEAHGAV comes from the coding sequence ATGCAGAACGGACCCCTCCAACCGCGCCGCCGCTTCCTCAAGGCTGCCGCGGGCTCGGGACTCGCAGCCTTCGCCGGCCTGGCCGGCGCGCAGTCTTTCGACTTCAAGCCCAACCAGCGCTACCCGGACCCCTCGGTGTTGATACTGGACCCGAGTTTTGCCAAGTACCGCATCTACAGCAGCACGGTCGAGCAGCTTGGCACCGGCATGCGTTGGGCGGAGGGGCCGGTGTACTTTCCGGAAGGCGGCTACCTGTTGTGCAGCGACATTCCGAACAACCGGCTCATGAAGTTCGACGAAAAGACCGGCAAGTTGACCGTGCACAAGCAGAACGCCAATTACGCCAACGGCAACACGCGCGACCGCCAGGGCCGGCTTGTGACCTGCGAGCACTCCGTCACGCGCCGCGTGGTACGCACCGAGAAGGACGGCCGCATGACGGTGCTGGCCGACAGCTACGAAGGCAAGAAGCTCAACGCGCCCAACGACGTGGTGGTCAGGTCGGACGACACGGTGTGGTTCACCGACCCGACCTTCGGAATCAACGGGGAGTGGGAAGGTTCGAGGGCAACGCCTGAACAGGCGACCACCAATGTCTACCGCATTGCCAAGGACGGCAAGCTCACCGCAGTCATCACCGACCTGGTCAACCCGAACGGCCTCGCGTTTTCGCCGGACGAGAAAAAACTCTACGTGGTCGAGTGGAAAGGCACGCCCAACCGCAGCATCTGGAGCTACGACGTTTCAGCCGACGGCACCAGCGTGTCGAACAAGACAAAGCTGGTGGATGCCGACGGCCCGGGCGCGCTCGACGGCTTCAGGGTCGACCGGGACGGCAACCTCTGGTGCGGCTGGGGCTTCAGCGGCGCCTTCTCGCCGGAGCCCTCCGATGTGGGCGGCGGCATGAAGGCGCACTTGCCGCTTGGCAAGTCCGAAGAGATGGACGGCGTGAAGATCTTCAACCCGCAAGGCAAGCCCATCGGCTTCATCCGCCTTCCGGAGCGGTGCGCAAATCTCGAATTTGGCGGGCCCAAGCGCAACCGCCTGTACATGACGAGCAGCCATTCGCTCTACGCACTCTACGTGGAGGCGCACGGCGCGGTGTAG
- a CDS encoding DUF2474 domain-containing protein, which yields MGITDPGPAGRGKWLRRFGWLLAIWLSSVGTLFAVALVFRWLMRAVGLAAP from the coding sequence ATGGGTATCACTGACCCCGGCCCCGCCGGCCGCGGCAAATGGCTGCGCCGCTTCGGATGGCTGCTCGCCATCTGGCTGTCCAGCGTCGGCACCCTCTTCGCGGTGGCGCTGGTCTTTCGCTGGCTGATGCGCGCGGTCGGCCTCGCTGCGCCGTGA
- a CDS encoding copper-transporting P-type ATPase — MNDMRSNPGHDHHHHQHHHHGGHPVPVNAVEPGAADGSPTIYTCPMHPEVRQDHPGNCPKCGMTLEPEMPSLDAEEKEDPELHDFKRRFLWTLPLTIAVAVLAMAGHRLQWFEMATQSWIELALSVPIVLWAGWPFFERAVQSVANRSPNMWTLIGLGTAAAFVYSVVATVAPRAFPDSFMSMGRVAVYFEAAAVIISLTLLGQILELKARSQTSAAIKSLLGLAPKTARRIGADGTEEDVPIAHVHVGDKLRVRPGEKVPVDGVVVEGASAVDESMLTGEPLPVTKRVGDKLIGATLNTNGALVMQSEKVGSQTVLASIVQMVAQAQRSRAPMQRMADHVAGYFVMVVIGIALLTFFAWGFFGPAPSWTHGLINAVAVLIIACPCALGLATPMSIMVATGKAATQGVLFRDAAAIENFRKVDALIVDKTGTLTEGKPRFERAVAQPGFTEDDVLRLAASLDQGSEHPLAHAIVAAARERGLALTAADEFESSSGIGVSGIVGGKKLALGNTALMDQLRVPVDALKPQAEALRAEGASVMFLAADGQPAGLLAVSDPVKATTMEALAALKESGMRVIMATGDGLTTARAVAARLGIDEVHGEVKPADKLALVEKLQREGRIVAMAGDGINDAPALAKADVGVAMGTGTDVAMNSAQVTLVKGDLRGIAQARIVSEKTIANMKQNLGFAFIYNALGVPLAAGVLFPFTGWLLSPMIAALAMSLSSASVISNALRLRTASDEKKSA, encoded by the coding sequence ATGAACGACATGCGTTCCAACCCAGGACACGACCACCACCATCATCAGCACCACCATCACGGCGGCCACCCTGTGCCGGTGAATGCCGTCGAACCCGGCGCGGCGGACGGATCGCCGACGATCTACACCTGCCCCATGCATCCGGAAGTACGGCAGGACCATCCCGGCAATTGCCCCAAGTGCGGCATGACGCTGGAACCCGAAATGCCGAGCCTCGACGCAGAGGAAAAAGAGGATCCCGAGCTGCACGACTTCAAGCGCCGGTTTCTCTGGACACTGCCGCTCACCATTGCGGTCGCCGTGCTCGCAATGGCGGGCCACAGGCTGCAGTGGTTCGAGATGGCAACGCAGAGCTGGATCGAGCTGGCCCTTTCGGTGCCGATCGTGCTGTGGGCAGGATGGCCCTTCTTCGAGCGCGCGGTGCAGTCGGTAGCCAACCGCAGCCCGAACATGTGGACGCTCATCGGCCTGGGCACTGCCGCCGCCTTCGTCTACAGCGTGGTGGCCACCGTAGCGCCCCGTGCCTTTCCCGATTCGTTCATGTCGATGGGCCGCGTGGCGGTTTACTTCGAGGCCGCGGCAGTGATCATTTCGCTCACCCTGCTCGGCCAGATTCTCGAGCTCAAGGCGCGCTCGCAAACTTCCGCGGCCATCAAGTCGCTGCTGGGCCTTGCGCCCAAGACGGCTCGGCGCATCGGTGCCGACGGCACTGAAGAAGACGTTCCCATTGCGCATGTGCATGTCGGCGACAAGCTGCGCGTGCGGCCCGGCGAAAAGGTGCCGGTGGACGGCGTGGTGGTCGAGGGCGCAAGCGCGGTCGACGAGTCCATGCTCACGGGCGAGCCGCTGCCGGTGACCAAGCGCGTTGGAGACAAGCTCATCGGCGCCACGCTCAACACCAACGGCGCCCTTGTCATGCAGTCGGAAAAAGTCGGCTCGCAAACCGTGCTCGCGAGCATCGTGCAAATGGTGGCGCAGGCCCAGCGCTCCAGGGCGCCGATGCAGCGCATGGCCGACCACGTGGCGGGCTACTTCGTCATGGTCGTCATCGGCATTGCGCTGCTGACCTTCTTTGCGTGGGGGTTCTTCGGGCCGGCGCCCAGCTGGACCCACGGGCTCATCAATGCGGTGGCGGTACTCATCATTGCCTGCCCCTGTGCGTTGGGTCTTGCCACACCCATGTCGATCATGGTGGCCACCGGCAAGGCCGCCACGCAGGGCGTGCTTTTCCGCGATGCGGCCGCTATAGAGAACTTTCGCAAGGTGGATGCGCTCATCGTCGACAAGACAGGCACGCTGACCGAAGGCAAGCCGCGCTTCGAACGCGCAGTGGCCCAGCCCGGTTTTACCGAAGACGACGTGCTGCGCCTTGCGGCCAGCCTCGACCAGGGGAGCGAGCATCCGCTGGCGCACGCCATCGTCGCGGCGGCGCGCGAACGCGGCCTGGCGTTGACCGCGGCGGATGAGTTCGAGTCGAGCAGCGGCATCGGCGTGAGCGGCATCGTGGGCGGCAAGAAGCTGGCGCTGGGCAACACCGCGCTGATGGACCAGTTGCGCGTGCCCGTCGACGCGCTCAAGCCGCAGGCCGAGGCCCTGCGCGCCGAAGGTGCCAGCGTCATGTTCCTTGCGGCCGACGGGCAGCCGGCGGGCCTGCTCGCCGTGTCCGATCCCGTCAAGGCCACCACCATGGAGGCGCTGGCGGCGCTCAAGGAATCGGGCATGCGCGTGATCATGGCAACGGGCGACGGGCTGACGACAGCGCGCGCCGTTGCCGCAAGGCTGGGCATTGACGAGGTGCATGGAGAAGTCAAGCCGGCCGACAAGCTGGCGCTGGTCGAAAAGCTGCAGCGCGAAGGCCGCATCGTCGCCATGGCGGGAGATGGCATCAACGATGCGCCCGCGCTCGCCAAGGCCGACGTCGGCGTGGCCATGGGCACCGGCACCGACGTTGCAATGAACAGCGCGCAGGTCACGCTGGTGAAGGGCGATCTGCGGGGCATCGCGCAGGCGCGCATCGTCTCCGAAAAGACCATCGCCAACATGAAGCAGAACCTGGGCTTCGCGTTCATCTACAACGCGCTGGGCGTGCCCCTGGCGGCCGGCGTGCTGTTTCCGTTCACCGGCTGGCTGCTGTCGCCGATGATCGCGGCACTGGCGATGAGCCTGAGTTCGGCGTCGGTTATTTCCAATGCGTTGCGGCTCCGGACGGCGAGCGACGAAAAGAAGTCCGCTTGA
- a CDS encoding carbonic anhydrase — MSPVSRCLLSVALLAASTVHAQALDYDHQESWKAVHDSAQSPIDIPTGEAKAGDALEPQGIRLSNARAALDVVDNGHAVEVEAKGPDAMIRGRHFKLLQFHFHAESEHTVDGKHFPLEGHFVFRAADGRLAVVGVMYREGPANPLAAKVLAALEKEGHGELSKADISVLLPKDKAYYHYLGSLTTPPLTENVEWYLLQAPVSLSPAQISQFRARYAHNNRKLQELNGRPLVRFPSVTLTSNRAAPASR; from the coding sequence ATGTCCCCAGTTTCTCGCTGTCTCCTGAGCGTTGCGCTACTCGCGGCTTCAACGGTCCACGCCCAGGCGCTGGATTACGACCATCAGGAAAGCTGGAAGGCGGTTCACGACAGTGCCCAATCGCCGATCGATATTCCCACTGGTGAAGCCAAGGCCGGCGATGCGCTCGAGCCGCAGGGCATTCGCCTGAGCAACGCTCGCGCGGCGCTCGACGTCGTCGATAACGGTCATGCGGTGGAGGTCGAGGCGAAAGGGCCTGACGCGATGATCCGCGGCAGGCACTTCAAGCTGCTGCAGTTCCACTTTCATGCCGAGAGCGAGCACACGGTGGACGGCAAGCACTTTCCGCTCGAAGGCCACTTCGTCTTCCGTGCCGCGGACGGCCGCCTGGCCGTGGTGGGCGTGATGTACCGCGAAGGCCCGGCCAATCCGCTGGCGGCCAAGGTGCTGGCAGCGCTCGAGAAGGAAGGGCATGGCGAGCTGTCCAAGGCCGACATCTCCGTTCTCCTGCCCAAGGACAAGGCCTACTACCACTACCTGGGCTCGCTCACCACGCCGCCGCTGACTGAAAACGTCGAGTGGTATTTGCTGCAGGCACCGGTGTCGCTGTCTCCGGCGCAAATTTCGCAGTTCCGCGCGCGCTATGCCCACAACAACCGGAAGCTGCAGGAGCTCAACGGGCGTCCGTTGGTACGCTTTCCCTCGGTGACGCTGACTTCCAATCGCGCAGCCCCCGCCAGCCGCTGA
- a CDS encoding amidase, protein MIEQSAVELRRLIGSKAVSPVELMEACIAQIERVNPFVNAVTATCFDRARTEAKAAEAAVMRGDALGLLHGLPLGVKDLEPTEGLLTTWGSAIFRDHVPDEDIELVARLRKAGAIVAGKTNVPEMGAGANSRNEVWGATGNPFDPNLNAGGSSGGSAAALACDMLPVCTGSDTGGSLRIPAAKCGVVGFRPSPGIVPSVRKLLGWTPISVVGPMGRTVEDACLQMAASAGMHAGDPLSYPLDPLSFQKPIDVDLSRLRVAWTEDFGVCAVDDDIRATMRRKIGAMRHLFKSCDQVTLDLGEAHRCFDVLRAEAFVAGMHAAYQRDPASLGPNSRANYEMGAQMSLLDSAWAQAEQTRLIKRFQATFAGYDLILSPTTPVSPFPWTQMYADTINGEKQANYYRWLALTYVVTLTTHPALSLPCGVDYAGMPFGLQIVGGFRADHQVLGAAHAMEMAFAADAQLRRPRPDLAALRMAEPALTSIVTAPPGTHGGAPAAAARPAVSAV, encoded by the coding sequence TTGATCGAACAATCCGCCGTCGAACTGCGCCGGCTCATCGGCAGCAAGGCCGTCTCGCCAGTGGAGCTTATGGAGGCTTGCATTGCGCAGATCGAACGGGTGAACCCATTCGTCAATGCCGTGACCGCCACCTGCTTCGACCGTGCGCGAACCGAAGCCAAGGCTGCTGAAGCCGCCGTGATGCGCGGCGATGCGCTCGGCCTGCTGCATGGCCTGCCGCTGGGCGTGAAAGACCTGGAGCCGACCGAAGGCCTGCTCACCACCTGGGGTTCCGCCATCTTCCGCGACCACGTGCCCGACGAAGACATCGAGCTGGTCGCGCGCCTCCGAAAGGCCGGCGCCATCGTCGCAGGCAAGACCAACGTGCCGGAGATGGGCGCGGGCGCCAACTCGCGCAACGAGGTGTGGGGCGCCACCGGCAACCCGTTCGACCCCAACCTGAATGCGGGGGGCTCCTCCGGCGGCTCGGCTGCGGCCCTGGCGTGCGACATGCTGCCCGTGTGCACCGGCTCCGACACCGGCGGCTCTCTGCGGATCCCGGCCGCCAAGTGCGGCGTGGTCGGGTTCCGGCCTTCGCCGGGCATTGTGCCGAGCGTGCGAAAGCTGCTGGGCTGGACGCCGATTTCCGTCGTGGGCCCGATGGGCCGCACGGTGGAAGACGCCTGCCTGCAAATGGCGGCCTCCGCCGGCATGCACGCCGGCGACCCGCTGAGCTACCCGCTCGATCCGCTGTCTTTTCAGAAGCCGATCGACGTCGACCTGAGCAGGCTGCGCGTGGCATGGACCGAAGACTTCGGCGTTTGCGCGGTGGACGACGACATCCGCGCCACCATGCGCCGGAAGATCGGCGCCATGCGGCACCTGTTCAAGTCTTGCGACCAGGTGACGCTGGACCTGGGCGAGGCGCACCGCTGCTTCGACGTGCTGCGCGCCGAAGCCTTCGTGGCCGGCATGCATGCGGCCTACCAGCGCGACCCGGCCAGCCTGGGGCCGAACTCGCGCGCCAACTACGAGATGGGCGCGCAGATGAGCCTGCTCGACAGCGCCTGGGCGCAGGCCGAGCAGACGCGGCTCATCAAGCGGTTCCAGGCGACCTTTGCCGGCTACGACCTGATCCTGTCGCCCACCACGCCGGTGTCGCCCTTCCCGTGGACGCAGATGTATGCGGACACCATCAACGGCGAGAAGCAGGCCAACTACTACCGTTGGCTGGCGCTGACCTATGTCGTCACGCTGACGACGCATCCCGCGCTTTCGCTGCCCTGCGGCGTCGACTATGCGGGCATGCCGTTTGGACTGCAGATCGTCGGCGGCTTCCGGGCCGACCACCAGGTGCTGGGCGCGGCGCATGCCATGGAAATGGCATTTGCCGCCGATGCGCAACTGCGCCGCCCGCGCCCCGATCTTGCGGCTTTGCGCATGGCGGAACCTGCGCTCACATCCATCGTCACCGCACCGCCGGGAACGCATGGCGGCGCTCCTGCGGCTGCGGCGCGGCCAGCGGTTTCCGCCGTTTGA
- a CDS encoding Bug family tripartite tricarboxylate transporter substrate binding protein, with protein MKRLPALASLLLMSCLGLASMAAAAETAFPSRPVTLVIPFPPGGATDVNGRVIAQRLGKELGQPVVIENRAGAGTVIGASYVSKAAPDGYTLLVSSGTTFTVNPAIRSNLPYDPVKGFDQIGLVGRVGLILLANSEVPVKTVKQFVDYVKASPGKYSYASYGTGTTSQFAGETILSAAGLKMTHVPYKGSAPAMTDLMGGQVPFSIDTVSAAIPQLKSGKIKAIAVTTSKRSTLLPDVPTMAESGYPDINMDSWLVVSAPKGLPADVKAKLEKALAATVADADTRAKLTAQGLEPAFSNGAAVSELINKELPLMRAVAARANITAD; from the coding sequence ATGAAACGCCTCCCCGCATTGGCCAGCCTGCTGCTGATGTCCTGCCTCGGCCTTGCCTCGATGGCAGCCGCCGCGGAGACCGCGTTTCCGTCGCGTCCCGTCACGCTTGTGATCCCCTTTCCTCCGGGCGGGGCCACGGACGTGAACGGCCGCGTGATCGCCCAGCGCCTGGGCAAGGAGCTCGGCCAGCCCGTGGTCATCGAGAACCGCGCGGGTGCCGGCACGGTGATCGGGGCGAGCTATGTCTCCAAGGCGGCGCCGGACGGCTACACGCTGCTGGTGAGCTCGGGCACCACCTTCACCGTGAACCCGGCCATCCGTTCGAATCTTCCATACGACCCGGTGAAGGGCTTCGACCAGATTGGCCTGGTCGGGCGCGTCGGCCTCATCCTGCTGGCCAACAGCGAGGTGCCGGTAAAAACGGTGAAGCAGTTCGTCGACTACGTGAAGGCATCGCCCGGCAAGTACTCGTATGCCTCGTACGGCACCGGCACCACGTCGCAGTTCGCCGGAGAAACCATCTTGAGCGCCGCCGGCCTGAAGATGACGCATGTGCCTTACAAGGGCAGCGCCCCGGCCATGACCGACCTGATGGGCGGCCAGGTTCCGTTCAGCATCGACACCGTGAGTGCCGCCATTCCCCAGCTCAAGAGCGGCAAGATCAAGGCCATTGCGGTGACCACGTCCAAGCGCTCCACCCTGCTGCCCGATGTGCCCACCATGGCCGAGAGCGGCTACCCGGACATCAACATGGACTCGTGGCTGGTCGTGTCCGCACCCAAGGGCCTGCCTGCCGACGTGAAGGCCAAGCTCGAAAAGGCGCTTGCCGCCACCGTTGCCGACGCCGACACCCGCGCCAAGCTGACTGCGCAGGGCCTGGAGCCGGCCTTCAGCAACGGCGCCGCCGTGAGCGAGCTGATCAACAAGGAACTGCCGCTGATGCGCGCCGTTGCGGCCCGCGCCAACATCACCGCTGATTGA
- a CDS encoding LysR family transcriptional regulator, whose product MALHALQETAVRYFLEVVRTGSVKEAALKLNVAPSAVSRQVARLERELDTLLFDRHARGMVPNAAGELLAAHAKRMQQDIERVATDIQGLRGLRSGRVRVVSTEGFAFDFLPTLIARFRSKHEGIRFHLEVCPPHDVPARIRDGEADIGITLSSVPEPGIRIELRHPSPILAVMANDHPLAAQRQLSLRQVVAYPLGLPPQDSSIRQLLDTSCSRQGLHYVQAMSSNHANALVSFAAAGGGSIAFYGELSIRTQLKSKALVAIALKDREMNERHLEVETLAGRSLPDAGKAFVQFLTDAIKASA is encoded by the coding sequence ATGGCACTTCACGCGCTGCAGGAGACCGCCGTGCGGTACTTCCTGGAGGTGGTGCGAACCGGTTCCGTGAAAGAGGCCGCGCTCAAGCTCAACGTGGCCCCATCGGCCGTGAGCCGGCAGGTGGCACGCCTGGAGCGCGAGCTCGACACCTTGCTGTTCGACCGCCACGCACGCGGCATGGTCCCCAATGCCGCCGGCGAGTTGCTGGCGGCGCATGCCAAGCGCATGCAGCAGGACATCGAGCGGGTGGCAACCGACATCCAGGGCTTGCGCGGCCTGCGCAGCGGCCGCGTGCGCGTGGTGAGCACGGAGGGCTTTGCCTTCGACTTTCTTCCGACGCTGATCGCGCGCTTTCGCAGCAAGCACGAAGGCATCCGCTTTCACCTGGAGGTCTGCCCGCCGCATGACGTACCCGCGCGCATACGCGACGGCGAGGCGGACATCGGCATTACGCTGAGTTCGGTGCCCGAGCCGGGCATCAGGATCGAGCTGCGCCACCCCAGCCCCATCCTCGCGGTGATGGCCAACGACCACCCACTGGCGGCGCAGCGGCAGCTGTCGCTGCGCCAGGTGGTGGCCTATCCGCTGGGGCTGCCGCCGCAGGACAGCTCGATCAGACAACTGCTGGACACCAGCTGCAGCAGGCAGGGGCTGCACTACGTGCAGGCCATGTCGAGCAACCATGCGAACGCGCTCGTGAGCTTTGCGGCCGCAGGGGGCGGCAGCATCGCGTTCTACGGGGAGCTGTCGATCCGCACCCAGCTCAAGTCGAAGGCGCTGGTCGCCATTGCGCTGAAGGACCGCGAAATGAACGAGCGCCACCTCGAAGTGGAGACGCTGGCGGGCCGGTCGCTGCCCGACGCAGGCAAGGCATTCGTGCAATTCCTGACGGATGCCATCAAGGCGAGCGCCTGA
- a CDS encoding HU family DNA-binding protein has translation MNRIELVEKIAAAHNVSKAEAARILETVTGSIVAAVKKGDPVQLIGFGTFKQVARAARTGFNPQAGAKIKIAAQKVPKFVPGAAFKAAIDPKAAKRKADKAAAKPVAKKAAPAKKAAAPAKKAAKK, from the coding sequence GTGAACCGTATCGAACTGGTCGAAAAGATCGCCGCCGCCCATAACGTGAGCAAGGCAGAAGCCGCCCGTATCCTGGAAACCGTCACGGGTTCCATCGTCGCCGCAGTGAAGAAGGGCGACCCCGTCCAGCTCATCGGCTTCGGCACCTTCAAGCAAGTGGCTCGCGCCGCGCGCACCGGCTTCAACCCGCAAGCCGGCGCCAAGATCAAGATCGCCGCACAGAAGGTGCCCAAGTTCGTGCCGGGCGCCGCATTCAAGGCCGCCATCGACCCCAAGGCTGCAAAGCGCAAGGCCGACAAGGCAGCCGCCAAGCCCGTCGCCAAGAAGGCAGCACCGGCCAAGAAGGCCGCCGCTCCCGCCAAGAAGGCCGCCAAGAAGTAA
- a CDS encoding LysR family transcriptional regulator: MSAPDLSSRQLRAFTALAEQRNFTRAAQTCHLSQPAFSALIRTLEETLGTRLFDRDTRSVQLTAEGRLFEPSARRLLDDMQDAIGDLADHTERRKGRVSVAALPSLAAGWLPAILAEFMQTWPGITVELHDALSDACIAQLRGHQADFALAATGADAAAAGDLRGRKLCEDRFHLVCRKDHPLADVPRLTAKQLAPWPFIQMARNSSVRQSLDAALHPLRLNAVFEVEHLATVTGLVEAGIGISVVPELTLFHFRRDTLVTRPLPLQGLTRTIYLVQRREGSLSVAAQTLYDLILARLGTLA; encoded by the coding sequence ATGTCCGCGCCCGACCTTTCCAGCCGCCAGTTGCGCGCCTTCACGGCGCTGGCCGAGCAGCGCAACTTTACGCGCGCGGCGCAGACCTGTCATTTGTCGCAACCCGCATTCAGCGCGCTGATCCGCACGCTGGAAGAAACGCTCGGCACCCGCCTTTTCGACCGGGACACGCGCAGCGTGCAGCTCACGGCCGAAGGCCGGCTGTTCGAACCCTCGGCTCGGCGCCTGCTCGACGACATGCAGGACGCAATCGGCGATCTTGCCGACCACACGGAACGCCGCAAAGGCCGCGTGAGCGTGGCGGCGCTGCCTTCGCTCGCCGCCGGCTGGCTACCGGCCATCCTTGCCGAGTTCATGCAAACCTGGCCAGGCATCACGGTGGAACTGCACGATGCGCTGTCCGATGCGTGCATTGCCCAGTTGCGCGGCCACCAGGCCGACTTTGCGCTGGCAGCCACAGGCGCCGACGCAGCCGCAGCCGGCGACCTGCGCGGCCGCAAGCTCTGCGAAGACCGCTTTCACCTGGTTTGCCGCAAGGACCATCCGCTGGCCGACGTACCCAGGCTGACTGCCAAGCAGCTCGCGCCCTGGCCCTTCATACAGATGGCGCGCAACAGCAGCGTGCGCCAGTCGCTCGACGCGGCGCTGCATCCGTTGCGTCTCAATGCGGTGTTCGAGGTGGAGCACCTGGCCACGGTCACGGGGCTGGTCGAGGCCGGCATCGGCATCAGCGTGGTGCCGGAGCTCACGCTGTTTCACTTCCGGCGCGACACGCTGGTGACGCGGCCCTTGCCGCTGCAAGGCCTCACCCGAACCATCTACCTGGTTCAGCGGCGCGAAGGAAGCCTCTCGGTGGCCGCCCAGACGCTGTACGACCTCATTCTTGCGAGGCTGGGCACGCTGGCCTGA